A DNA window from Deltaproteobacteria bacterium CG11_big_fil_rev_8_21_14_0_20_49_13 contains the following coding sequences:
- a CDS encoding nucleoside triphosphate pyrophosphohydrolase: protein KFEELVNIMAKLRGPKGCPWDKEQTPESISPYLLEETYETLEAIDSGDVNETREELGDLLLQVVFHAQMANEKSKFDVCDVIDGICRKLIHRHPHVFGKDKVKDSWNVLQNWEKLKKREGKKTMLGGVPKTLPALLKAFRLGQKASRVGFDWQDAEGVLEKVEEEARELHEANKKGRKKDVEHEYGDLLLILANLGRFLDIDPETALRKATGRFISRFNWMEKEIAKQKLEMHDLSAKEWNNLWEKAKAAE from the coding sequence AAGTTCGAAGAGCTGGTAAACATCATGGCAAAGCTTCGCGGCCCCAAGGGATGCCCATGGGACAAGGAGCAGACCCCCGAAAGCATCTCTCCATACCTTCTGGAAGAGACATACGAAACGCTTGAGGCGATAGATTCTGGGGATGTTAATGAAACACGCGAAGAGCTGGGAGACCTCCTCCTGCAGGTTGTTTTTCATGCACAGATGGCCAATGAAAAAAGTAAGTTCGACGTCTGTGATGTCATTGACGGCATCTGCCGAAAGCTTATTCACCGGCACCCTCACGTCTTCGGCAAGGATAAGGTAAAGGACTCGTGGAACGTTTTGCAGAACTGGGAAAAGCTGAAAAAGAGAGAAGGCAAAAAGACCATGCTCGGCGGCGTTCCCAAGACGCTCCCGGCCCTCTTAAAGGCCTTTCGCTTGGGTCAGAAGGCGTCGCGTGTTGGATTTGACTGGCAGGATGCCGAGGGTGTCCTTGAAAAAGTTGAAGAAGAGGCCAGAGAACTTCACGAAGCAAATAAAAAGGGCCGCAAGAAAGATGTCGAACACGAATACGGTGATCTTCTGCTTATACTTGCAAACTTAGGAAGGTTCTTAGATATCGACCCCGAAACGGCGCTTCGCAAGGCCACGGGCCGGTTCATAAGCCGCTTTAACTGGATGGAGAAAGAGATAGCCAAGCAAAAGCTCGAAATGCACGACCTTTCTGCAAAAGAATGGAATAACCTCTGGGAAAAGGCAAAGGCGGCCGAGTAA